The nucleotide window ATCACGTGATGTGGAGGATGGCGAGGGGGCGGAAAGCGTTGCTGGCGGGGTGGGAGAGTCGGCGGCGACGTTCGCGTGGTCTTCGCCCGCCACGGCTTCTGCCGTGCCGAAGCCGACCAGCTTGAGCACCGGACTCGAAACCGAGCTGATCGGCGCGCGGAGGGGCGCCGCGAGCGGGTCTTGCGGCGCGACGAAGGCGACGAAGACGGTCTCGGTTTCGTCAGGCCGGTGACCGGACACCTCGGGAACCACGGCCCAGGCGTGGCGACGCTGCCCGCGGACGGACCGTCAGCGCACAGACGCGTGACCCGGGTCTGTCGCGCCTGGCCAAGAGCCTGTCGCCTGTCGCCTACCCGCCGGCTGCCGGAACTTCGACGATCGAGACAGACACGATCCGAGGGGAAGACAGATGAGCGCAACAGCAGCGACCACCGGTACTGTCGAGGTGCGGGGTGCGTGTCCGCACGACTGCCCCGACACCTGCGCGATGAGGATCACCGTCACGGACGGCAAGGCCGTGAGCGTGACCGGCGACCGGGAGCACCCGTACACGCGCGGTGGCCTGTGTGTGAAGGTCGACAATTATCTGGACCGGGTGTACAGCCCGGACCGTGTGCTGTACCCGATGCGGCGCACGGGGCCGAAGGGCAGCGGACAGTTCGAGCGGATCACCTGGGATCAGGCGCTGGACGAGATCGCGGACCGGTTCCGGGCGATCTCCGCGGAGTTCGGGCCCGAGGCCGTCATGCCGTGCAGCTACCTCGGCACGCAGGGGATCCTCAACGGCCTCAACGTGGGCGACCCCTTCTTCGCCAAGCTGGGCGCCACCATCGCCGAGCGCACCTACTGCGACTCCGGCTCGTGCACCGCGTACACGATGACCATCGGCGACTGTGCGGGAGTGGACCCCGAAAGCCTCGTCCACTCCAAGTTCATCCTGATCTGGGCCTGCAACGTGATGAGCACCAATCTTCACCTGTGGCCGTTCATCGCCGAAGCCCGCAAGCGGGGCGCCACCGTGGTCGTGGTGGACCCGGTGAAGACCCGTACCGCGAAGGCGGCCGACTGGCACATCCCGATCCGGCCGGGCACCGACGGTGCCCTCGCGCTGGCGATGATGAACGTGATCATCGAAGAGGGACTCACCGATGACGACTACATCGCCGACTACACCGTCGGATACGAGGAGTTGGCCGAGCGCGTACGGAAGTACTCACCGGAGTGGGCCGCCGAGGAGACCGGCGTTCCGGCCGAGGACATCCGTAAGCTGGCCCGGGCGTACGCCACCACACAGCCGTCCGTCATCCGGATCGGTGTGGCCGTCGAGCGGCACGCCGGCGGTGGCCAGACGGTACGGGCGCTCGCCTGTCTGCCCGGACTGGTCGGCGCGTGGCGCAAGCCCGGTGGCGGGATTCTTCAGCTGCCGCTGTGGGCGTTCCCCGTCAACTGGGGCGCGATGATGCACCCGGAGATGCTCGAACCCGGCAAGCGGGTCGTGAACCAGTATCTGCTGGGGCAGGCGCTGACCGGCGGTCTCGACCTGGACCCGCCCATCAAGGCGCTGGTGGTCTACAACTCCAACCCGGTGGTCGTGTGCCCGGACCAGGAGAGGCTGATCGAGGGGCTGCAGCGGGACGACCTGTTCACCGTGGTCAGTGAGCAGTTCATGACCGACACCGCCCAGTTCGCCGACATCGTGCTGCCCGCCACCACCCAGCTGGAGCAGGACGACATCATGTTCTCCTGGGGCCACCTCTACGTCACCTACAACCACCGCTCGATCGAGCCGCTCGGCGAAGCCGTGCCCAACACGGAGCTGTTCCGGCGGCTGGCGGCGCGCATGGGCTTCACCGAGCCGGTGTTCCGGCGCACGGACGAGGAGATGATCGCCGAGGCGTTCGACTGGTCGGCGCCCGCAATGCAGGGCATCACCCTCGAGTCACTGCGGGAGAAGGGCTGGCAGCGGCTGACCGTGCCGCCCCCGGACCAGTACGCCCCCTACGCGGAGGGCAACTTCCCCACCCCGTCCGGCAAGGTGGAGCTCAAATCCTCCATCGCGGAAGCCGTAGGCAACTTCGTGGTGCCGCTGTTCCGGCAAGGCTCCAACGACCACCAGCCGGGCACGCCGGTCGATCCGCTGCCGCACTACATCCCGCCTCGCGAATCGGCGCGCGCGAACCCCGAACTGGCCGCGCGGCATCCGCTCAACCTGGTCACCCCGAAGCCGCATGCCTACCTGAACTCCAGCAGCGCCAACCTGCCGCTCCACCGGCGCGTGCAGGGGGAGCCCACCGTCCTCATCCACCCCGACGACGCCGCCGAGCGCGGTATCGCCACCGGCGACGACGTGCGGGTGTTCAACGACCGCGGCTCGTTCGTGGTGAAGGCGAAGGCGGACAAGTCCGTCCTGGCGGGCGTCGCCGTGTCGGCGTACGGCGGCTGGCGCATGCACACGAAGTCGCTGTCCACGATGGCGTCCCTGAACCCCACCGCCTTCGCCGACCTGGGCAACGCGCCCACGTTCTCCGACACCCTCGTCCAGATAGAGAAGGCCTGACCATGGCTTACGTCGTGACCGACGCCTGCGTGGACATCCTCGACCAGTCCTGCGTCGAGGAATGTCCGGTGGACTGCATCTACCAGGGGGACCGGATGATGTACATCCACCCCGACGAATGCGTCGACTGC belongs to Streptomyces graminofaciens and includes:
- a CDS encoding molybdopterin-containing oxidoreductase family protein: MSATAATTGTVEVRGACPHDCPDTCAMRITVTDGKAVSVTGDREHPYTRGGLCVKVDNYLDRVYSPDRVLYPMRRTGPKGSGQFERITWDQALDEIADRFRAISAEFGPEAVMPCSYLGTQGILNGLNVGDPFFAKLGATIAERTYCDSGSCTAYTMTIGDCAGVDPESLVHSKFILIWACNVMSTNLHLWPFIAEARKRGATVVVVDPVKTRTAKAADWHIPIRPGTDGALALAMMNVIIEEGLTDDDYIADYTVGYEELAERVRKYSPEWAAEETGVPAEDIRKLARAYATTQPSVIRIGVAVERHAGGGQTVRALACLPGLVGAWRKPGGGILQLPLWAFPVNWGAMMHPEMLEPGKRVVNQYLLGQALTGGLDLDPPIKALVVYNSNPVVVCPDQERLIEGLQRDDLFTVVSEQFMTDTAQFADIVLPATTQLEQDDIMFSWGHLYVTYNHRSIEPLGEAVPNTELFRRLAARMGFTEPVFRRTDEEMIAEAFDWSAPAMQGITLESLREKGWQRLTVPPPDQYAPYAEGNFPTPSGKVELKSSIAEAVGNFVVPLFRQGSNDHQPGTPVDPLPHYIPPRESARANPELAARHPLNLVTPKPHAYLNSSSANLPLHRRVQGEPTVLIHPDDAAERGIATGDDVRVFNDRGSFVVKAKADKSVLAGVAVSAYGGWRMHTKSLSTMASLNPTAFADLGNAPTFSDTLVQIEKA